Proteins encoded together in one Schumannella luteola window:
- a CDS encoding glutamine amidotransferase, with protein sequence MSSVLVITSRDDETALAAEVRAISRFGGVPTERIHHHRADLASLDTLDAADFAAVVVTGSPFTVTDPDDEKSATQKRVEAELQRMLDRVLDRDIPFFGACYGVGTLGLHEGAVIDRQYGEDVAAIPIRLTDAGRADPVFGTMPEVFHSYVGHKEAISALPAHAVLLATGENAPVQAFRVGEHQYATQFHPELAFDDLAYRVGIYRENGYFAPEELDAVLERAGREDVSASHDLLRAFLSRYL encoded by the coding sequence ATGTCCTCCGTGCTCGTCATCACCTCGCGCGACGACGAGACCGCGCTCGCGGCGGAGGTGCGCGCGATCTCCCGCTTCGGCGGCGTGCCCACCGAGCGCATCCACCACCACCGCGCCGACCTCGCCAGCCTCGACACGCTCGACGCCGCCGACTTCGCCGCGGTCGTCGTCACCGGCAGTCCCTTCACGGTCACCGACCCCGACGACGAGAAGAGCGCGACGCAGAAGCGCGTCGAAGCCGAGCTGCAGCGGATGCTCGACCGGGTGCTCGACCGCGACATCCCCTTCTTCGGCGCCTGCTACGGCGTCGGCACGCTCGGCCTGCACGAGGGCGCCGTGATCGACCGGCAGTACGGCGAGGATGTGGCCGCGATCCCCATCCGCCTCACCGACGCCGGCCGCGCCGACCCGGTGTTCGGCACGATGCCCGAGGTGTTCCACTCCTACGTCGGCCACAAGGAGGCGATCAGCGCGCTGCCCGCGCACGCCGTGCTGCTCGCCACGGGCGAGAACGCGCCGGTGCAGGCGTTCCGGGTGGGCGAGCACCAGTACGCGACGCAGTTCCACCCCGAGCTGGCGTTCGACGACCTCGCCTACCGGGTAGGCATCTACCGCGAGAACGGCTACTTCGCACCGGAAGAGCTGGATGCGGTGCTCGAGCGCGCGGGACGTGAGGACGTCAGCGCCTCGCACGACCTGCTGCGCGCGTTCCTCTCGCGCTACCTCTGA
- the msuE gene encoding FMN reductase → MSGLKIVAVSGSPTAPSRTTALVDDVARNVAEQVDGEARLIELAPLLGGLGAAVWRDQLDPVVQEALDAVEQADVLVVGSPAYRASYTGLFKLFFDHIGQYALVDKPVLLTATGGSDRHALLVEHQMRPLFGFFQAHTLPLGIFASEADFENYQVTSADLRARIDLSIRRALPFIRAGAADRDALAGASRADAF, encoded by the coding sequence ATGTCCGGTCTGAAGATCGTCGCCGTGAGCGGAAGCCCGACGGCGCCGTCGCGCACGACGGCGCTCGTCGACGACGTGGCGCGCAACGTCGCCGAGCAGGTCGACGGCGAGGCGCGGCTCATCGAGCTCGCTCCGCTGCTCGGCGGCCTCGGTGCGGCGGTGTGGCGTGACCAGCTCGACCCGGTCGTGCAGGAGGCGCTGGATGCGGTGGAGCAGGCCGATGTGCTCGTCGTCGGCTCGCCCGCCTACCGGGCCAGCTACACCGGCCTGTTCAAGCTGTTCTTCGACCACATCGGGCAGTACGCCCTCGTCGACAAGCCCGTGCTGCTGACCGCGACCGGCGGCAGCGACCGGCACGCCCTGCTCGTCGAGCACCAGATGCGCCCGCTGTTCGGCTTCTTCCAGGCCCACACGCTGCCGCTCGGCATCTTCGCCAGCGAGGCCGACTTCGAGAACTACCAGGTGACGAGCGCCGACCTGCGCGCCCGCATCGACCTGTCGATTCGCCGCGCGCTGCCGTTCATCCGCGCGGGAGCCGCCGACCGCGACGCCCTCGCCGGAGCCTCCCGAGCCGACGCCTTCTGA
- a CDS encoding LLM class flavin-dependent oxidoreductase — protein MTSPDTTGSQRQIRFNAFDMNCVAHQSSGLWRHPDDRSDTYNTLEYWTELAKLLEKGTFDGIFIADVLGTYDVYGSSNEAAIRNGAQVPVNDPLLLVSAMALVTEHLGFGVTAGTAYEHPYPFARRLTTLDHLTKGRVGWNVVTGYLPSAARNMGHDDQLEHDDRYDHADEYLEVLYKLWEGSWEDDAVVKDRERGIFTDPAKVHEIGHQGKHFTVPGIHISEPSPQRTPVIYQAGASSRGIGFAAGNAEAIFVAAPSKEVLRGTVSKIRDALEAAGRDRYSAKIYTLLTVITDATADKAQAKLEDYLQYTSAEGALTFMSGWMGVDLSQYELDEPVGNVKSNAIQSVLTNLQAEKDLGREWTVGDLARQGAIGGLGPFIVGSGEQIADELQSWVDETDVDGFNLAYAITPGTFEDIVEHVIPILRERGVYPTEYQPGTLRQKLHGRGDRLPDEHKGASFRHRASDAPTSDGDLDAAAEPVAAQA, from the coding sequence ATGACCTCTCCCGACACCACCGGCAGTCAGCGTCAGATCCGCTTCAACGCCTTCGACATGAACTGCGTCGCGCATCAGTCGTCCGGACTCTGGCGTCATCCCGACGACCGCTCCGACACCTACAACACCCTCGAGTACTGGACCGAGCTGGCGAAACTGCTCGAGAAGGGCACCTTCGACGGCATCTTCATCGCGGATGTGCTCGGCACCTACGACGTCTACGGATCGAGCAACGAGGCCGCGATCCGCAACGGCGCCCAGGTTCCCGTCAACGACCCGCTGCTGCTCGTCAGCGCGATGGCGCTCGTCACCGAGCACCTCGGCTTCGGGGTCACCGCCGGCACCGCCTACGAGCACCCCTACCCCTTCGCCCGCCGCCTGACGACGCTCGACCACCTCACCAAGGGTCGGGTCGGCTGGAACGTCGTCACCGGCTACCTGCCGAGCGCGGCCCGCAACATGGGGCACGACGACCAGCTCGAGCACGACGACCGCTACGACCACGCCGACGAGTACCTCGAGGTGCTCTACAAGCTGTGGGAGGGCTCGTGGGAAGACGATGCCGTCGTCAAGGATCGCGAGCGCGGCATCTTCACCGACCCGGCGAAGGTGCACGAGATCGGCCACCAGGGCAAGCACTTCACGGTGCCCGGCATCCACATCTCCGAGCCGTCGCCGCAGCGCACCCCGGTGATCTACCAGGCTGGAGCCTCCTCGCGCGGCATCGGCTTCGCCGCCGGCAACGCCGAGGCGATCTTCGTCGCCGCGCCCTCCAAGGAGGTGCTGCGCGGAACCGTGTCGAAGATCCGCGACGCCCTCGAGGCCGCCGGCCGCGACCGCTACTCGGCGAAGATCTACACGCTGCTGACCGTCATCACCGACGCGACCGCCGATAAGGCCCAGGCGAAGCTCGAGGACTACCTGCAGTACACGAGCGCCGAGGGCGCCCTGACCTTCATGTCGGGGTGGATGGGTGTCGACCTCTCGCAGTACGAGCTGGATGAGCCGGTCGGCAACGTCAAGTCGAATGCGATCCAGTCGGTGCTGACCAACCTGCAGGCCGAGAAGGACCTCGGCCGCGAGTGGACCGTCGGCGACCTCGCCCGCCAGGGCGCGATCGGCGGACTCGGGCCGTTCATCGTCGGCTCGGGCGAGCAGATCGCCGACGAGCTGCAGTCGTGGGTCGACGAGACCGACGTCGACGGCTTCAACCTCGCCTACGCCATCACGCCCGGGACCTTCGAGGACATCGTCGAGCACGTCATCCCGATCCTGCGCGAGCGCGGCGTCTACCCGACCGAGTACCAGCCGGGCACCCTGCGCCAGAAGCTGCACGGCCGCGGCGACCGGCTGCCCGACGAGCACAAGGGAGCTTCGTTCCGCCACCGCGCGAGCGATGCCCCGACCTCCGACGGCGACCTGGATGCGGCGGCCGAGCCGGTCGCCGCGCAGGCCTGA
- the acs gene encoding acetate--CoA ligase gives MPAPDDATTPAPPAAAAPAAAPAHDDTIVGLATETRRFAPTPEFAAAANVTAADAAALRAFHAADPVGFWEQHARRLDWHTPWTTAHRHEPTDGDSIPSTGWFEGGRLNVAVNAVDRHVDAGHGDRIAFHFEGEPGDRRSLTYAELQREVAKAANALTALGVDKGDRVVVYLPVLLETVIITLAIARIGAIHSLVFGGFSADALRFRVEDTAAKLVVTTDGQFRRGTAVPVKAAVDAAVAGIDSVEHVLVVRRTGEATATPAATPGAEAGGIPWTEGRDVWWHDTVDVADDIHEPEFFDAETPLFIIYTSGTTGKPKGLVHTSGGYLTHASWTFWSVFDAKPETDVYWCTADLAWVTAHSYVLYGPLTNGVTSVIFEGTPDTPHRERHLEIIERYGVTTYYTAPTLIRTFMTWFPEGLPADRDLGSIRLLGSVGEAINPEAWVWFRERFGGGHAPIVDTWWQSETGAAIQAPLPGVDVLKPGSSLRALPGFSTKIVDASGAEVPRGSGGLLVVEGTWPGMSRTVWGDPERYRDSYWARFAEHGFFLSGDGAKYDADGDVWVLGRVDDVINVSGHRLSTIEIESALVAHPRVGEAAVVGVADELTGEAIAAFVIANGDADPADLRAHVRRAIGPVATPKHLFLVPDLPKTRSGKIMRRLLVDIADGRPLGDTTSLQDETAPARIQEVVAASR, from the coding sequence ATGCCCGCACCCGACGACGCCACCACGCCCGCGCCGCCCGCCGCAGCGGCACCCGCCGCCGCACCCGCCCACGACGACACGATCGTGGGCCTCGCGACCGAGACCCGCCGCTTCGCTCCGACGCCCGAGTTCGCCGCCGCCGCGAACGTGACCGCGGCCGACGCGGCCGCGTTGCGGGCGTTCCACGCCGCCGACCCGGTCGGCTTCTGGGAGCAGCACGCGCGCCGCCTCGACTGGCACACCCCGTGGACGACCGCGCACCGTCACGAGCCGACTGACGGCGACAGCATCCCGAGCACCGGCTGGTTCGAGGGCGGGCGCCTCAACGTCGCCGTCAACGCGGTCGACCGGCACGTTGATGCCGGCCACGGCGACCGCATCGCCTTCCACTTCGAGGGCGAGCCGGGCGACCGCCGCAGCCTCACCTACGCCGAGCTGCAGCGCGAGGTCGCGAAGGCAGCCAACGCCCTCACGGCTCTCGGCGTCGACAAGGGCGACCGCGTCGTCGTCTACCTGCCGGTGCTGCTCGAGACGGTCATCATCACGCTCGCGATCGCCCGCATCGGCGCGATCCACTCGCTCGTCTTCGGCGGCTTCTCGGCGGATGCGCTGCGCTTCCGCGTGGAGGACACGGCGGCGAAGCTGGTGGTCACGACCGACGGGCAGTTCCGCCGCGGCACGGCTGTTCCGGTGAAGGCGGCGGTGGATGCGGCCGTCGCCGGGATCGACTCGGTCGAGCACGTCCTCGTCGTCCGCCGCACGGGCGAAGCCACCGCCACTCCCGCCGCCACTCCCGGCGCCGAGGCCGGCGGCATCCCCTGGACCGAGGGCCGCGACGTCTGGTGGCACGACACCGTCGACGTCGCCGACGACATCCACGAGCCGGAGTTCTTCGACGCCGAGACGCCGCTGTTCATCATCTACACGAGCGGCACGACGGGGAAGCCGAAGGGGCTCGTTCACACGAGCGGCGGCTACCTCACCCACGCGAGCTGGACGTTCTGGTCGGTCTTCGACGCGAAGCCCGAGACCGATGTCTACTGGTGCACCGCCGACCTCGCCTGGGTCACCGCCCACAGCTACGTGCTCTACGGGCCGCTCACTAACGGCGTCACGAGCGTCATCTTCGAGGGCACCCCCGACACCCCGCACCGCGAGCGGCACCTCGAGATCATCGAGCGCTATGGCGTCACGACCTACTACACGGCGCCGACGCTCATCCGCACCTTCATGACCTGGTTCCCGGAGGGGCTGCCCGCCGACCGCGACCTCGGCAGCATCCGCCTGCTCGGCTCGGTCGGCGAGGCGATCAACCCCGAGGCGTGGGTGTGGTTCCGCGAGCGGTTCGGCGGCGGCCACGCGCCCATCGTCGACACCTGGTGGCAGTCGGAGACGGGCGCCGCGATCCAGGCGCCGCTGCCCGGCGTCGACGTGCTGAAGCCCGGCTCGTCGCTGCGCGCGCTGCCCGGCTTCAGCACGAAGATCGTGGATGCGAGCGGCGCCGAGGTGCCGCGCGGATCCGGCGGCCTGCTCGTGGTCGAGGGCACCTGGCCCGGCATGTCGCGCACGGTGTGGGGCGATCCCGAGCGCTACCGCGACTCCTACTGGGCGCGCTTCGCCGAGCACGGCTTCTTCCTCTCCGGCGACGGCGCGAAATACGACGCCGACGGGGACGTGTGGGTGCTCGGCCGCGTCGACGACGTCATCAACGTCTCGGGCCACCGCCTCTCGACGATCGAGATCGAGTCGGCGCTCGTCGCGCATCCGCGGGTCGGCGAGGCCGCGGTCGTCGGGGTCGCCGACGAGCTCACGGGCGAGGCGATCGCCGCCTTCGTGATCGCCAACGGGGATGCCGACCCCGCCGACTTGCGCGCGCACGTGCGCCGGGCGATCGGCCCGGTCGCGACGCCGAAGCACCTCTTCCTCGTGCCCGACCTGCCGAAGACGCGCAGCGGCAAGATCATGCGCCGCCTGCTCGTCGACATCGCCGACGGACGCCCGCTCGGCGACACGACCTCGCTGCAGGACGAGACCGCGCCGGCGCGCATCCAGGAGGTCGTCGCCGCGAGCCGGTGA